One Pecten maximus unplaced genomic scaffold, xPecMax1.1, whole genome shotgun sequence genomic region harbors:
- the LOC117318708 gene encoding poly [ADP-ribose] polymerase tankyrase-like, producing the protein MFNEYKPWFLTWWEVASKDGDALERAASRGKTEIAKLILTSGADPNKGYAFERAASRGETEIIKLLLTSGADPNKGYAWERAASRGETEIIRLLLISGADPNKGYALERAASRGETEIIRLLLISGADPNKVSAVIGDYSFSSF; encoded by the exons ATGTTTAACGAATACAAACCTTGG TTTTTAACTTGGTGGGAGGTAGCATCAAAAGAC GGTGATGCTTTGGAAAGAGCAGCGTCACGGGGGAAAACTGAAATAGCCAAACTAATACTAACTTCCGGTGCTGATCCTAACAAG GGTTATGCGTTTGAAAGAGCAGCATCACGGGGCGAAACTGAAATAATCAAGCTACTACTTACTTCCGGCGCTGATCCTAACAAG GGATATGCGTGGGAAAGAGCAGCATCACGGGGCGAAACTGAAATAATCAGACTACTACTTATTTCCGGCGCTGATCCTAACAAG GGATATGCGTTGGAAAGAGCAGCATCACGGGGCGAAACTGAAATAATCAGACTACTACTTATTTCCGGCGCTGATCCTAACAAGGTGAGCGCTGTCATCGGTGATTATTCGTTTTCATCATTTTAA